A genomic stretch from Telopea speciosissima isolate NSW1024214 ecotype Mountain lineage chromosome 7, Tspe_v1, whole genome shotgun sequence includes:
- the LOC122667920 gene encoding RNA-binding protein BRN1-like — translation MQYTMPPMQNQPGFLNMVPPINQGNALRGITPDLGPGMAPRSFAAMPSASYIGSAYPAVPHLQYPMASPGGRISHRLLSSSHSMLPSNSNSNSATSSISTNSGAQIEGPPGSNLFIYHIPQEFCDQELANAFQSFGRVLSAKVFVDKATGVSKCFGFVSYDSPAAAQSAINRMNGCQLGGKKLKVQLKRDKQHNKPY, via the exons ATGCAGTACACGATGCCAccaatgcaaaatcaacctggCTTCCTCAATATGGTTCCACCCATAAACCAAGGAAATGCATTGCGTGGAATCACACCTGACCTGGGTCCTGGTATGGCTCCTAGAAGTTTTGCTGCAATGCCCTCTGCTAGTTATATAGGCTCTGCATATCCTGCAGTTCCACACCTTCAGTATCCTATGGCCTCTCCTGGTGGAAGGATAAGTCATAGGCTGTTGAGTAGTTCTCATTCTATGCTACCTTCAAACTCAAATAGTAACTCAGCAACTTCAAGCATCAGTACAAATTCTGGGGCTCAAATTGAAG GTCCTCCTGgttctaatttatttatttatcacaTCCCGCAAGAATTTTGTGATCAAGAGCTTGCAAATGCCTTTCAATCATTTGGTAGGGTCTTAAGTGCAAAGGTCTTTGTTGACAAAGCAACTGGTGTTAGCAAATGTTTTG GCTTTGTCAGTTATGACTCACCAGCAGCAGCTCAGTCTGCCATTAATAGGATGAATGGATGCCAGTTGGGTGGTAAGAAATTGAAGGTACAACTTAAGAGGGACAAGCAGCATAACAAACCTTACTGA
- the LOC122668428 gene encoding uncharacterized protein LOC122668428 — MDSDWKHRVDVSSFFLFEATGDSESNQDDSGRDILEVDDNDAESCCSGLCGSMDDFMGFDDKEYYYYYTCSQENESSEEVVMEFNKQEPQAKGVSTGDANENGELLVLNEMEKNKLFWKNCLDS, encoded by the coding sequence ATGGACTCTGACTGGAAGCATAGGGTTGATGtatcttcattttttcttttcgaAGCTACCGGAGATTCCGAATCCAATCAAGACGATTCCGGCCGTGATATCTTAGAGGTTGATGACAATGATGCAGAGTCATGTTGCAGTGGCCTATGTGGTAGTATGGATGATTTCATGGGTTTTGATGATAAAgagtactactactactacaccTGCAGCCAAGAGAATGAGTCATCTGAAGAAGTAGTGATGGAGTTTAATAAGCAAGAGCCGCAGGCAAAGGGGGTAAGTACTGGTGATGCCAATGAAAATGGGGAGCTACTGGTTTtgaatgagatggagaagaacaAGCTCTTCTGGAAAAATTGCTTGGATAGCTAA